One segment of Panicum virgatum strain AP13 chromosome 3K, P.virgatum_v5, whole genome shotgun sequence DNA contains the following:
- the LOC120699857 gene encoding uncharacterized protein LOC120699857 → MPASTRLPLAAVTLLLLPACTVLLLSLSCCPVQAAADYGAGGGMAAVAAGAAPVDIEWRQRRLEDEVAPELGGMLAAGQGYISYNTLDKQSCGGGGCAARGASYTGNGCTYNNQCRGAGGG, encoded by the coding sequence ATGCCGGCCAGCACAAGgctgcccctcgccgccgtgaccctcctcctcctcccggcctGCACCGtccttctcctctccctctcctgctGCCCGgtgcaggccgccgccgactacggcgccggcggcggcatggcggccGTCGCCGCTGGTGCTGCTCCTGTCGACATCGAGTGGCGGCAGCGCCGCCTGGAGGACGAGGTGGCGCCGGAGCTCGGCGGCATGCTGGCGGCGGGCCAGGGCTACATCTCCTACAACACGCTGGACAAGCagtcctgcggcggcggcggctgcgccgcCAGGGGAGCGTCCTACACCGGCAACGGGTGCACGTACAACAACCagtgccgcggcgccggcggcgggtga
- the LOC120699858 gene encoding uncharacterized protein LOC120699858, translated as MPASSRLPLAAVVLLLPAATTLLFLCFCPAAAAATSDSRAVAAAGAAPDSEWRRRRLEDEVAPELGGMLALGANQGHITYNTLNKNRPSCGGGCAARGASYTNKCTYKNRCRG; from the coding sequence ATGCCGGCCAGCAGCAGgctgcccctcgccgccgtcgtcctcctccttccggccgccaccacccttctcttcctctgcttctgcccggcggccgccgcagccacaAGCGACAGCagggcggtcgccgccgccggtgctgctCCGGACagcgagtggcggcggcggcgcctggagGACGAGGTGGCGCCGGAGCTCGGCGGCATGCTGGCGCTCGGCGCGAACCAGGGCCACATCACCTACAACACGCTGAACAAGAACAGGCcgtcgtgcggcggcggctgcgccgcCAGGGGAGCCTCCTACACCAACAAGTGCACGTACAAAAACCGGTGCCGTGGGTGA